ATGAAATATGAAACAAACTGCAGAATCCATTAGAGACCGGTTTATGAAACTCGGCATCGATGTTCCTGTTGAGGACATCGAAAGCAGACTCGACGAGCTGATTAAGAAGTTCAAGGTACCTTCTAACGAAGCGCAGCGCAGCGTAACAAACTACTTTTTGAAGAAATACTCCATTCCTAAAAATGAGTTTTATGTCAGGCAGGCTGAACCCCAGCTCACCAAAATTGTGGACATTGTAGAGAACGGGCAGTGGGCAAACCTTAAAGCAAAGGTTATTCAGCTGTGGGAAAACACTCATGAATCCATTTCTCAGGTCGGGCTTCTTGGGGATGAGACAGGAATCATAAAGTTTACCATCTGGAAAAATGCCGAACTTCCCCTTCTTGAACAGGGGGAAAGCTACCTTCTAAGAAGCATAGTTGTCGGGGAATACAATGACAGGTTCCAGGTCCAGGTTAACAAGAACAGTTCCATAGAGAAGCTCTCCGAGCCCGTTGAAGTTGGAGGCGGCGATTTCACTCCAGCAGCAAGGGAAGCTGAGCTGAGAAATATTGCTGACCTTACAGGAAACCAGTGGGCAACAGTAAGAGGGAAAGTTATCCAGCTCTGGGAGAACTCCCACGAATCTATAGAACAGGCAGGGCTTATAGGGGATGAGACCGGAGTCATCAAATTTACTAACTGGGCAAGTTCCGAGCTTCCGGATATGGAAGAGGGCAGGAGCTACCTGCTGAAGAATGTTGTTGTTAACGAATGGAACGGCAAGGCTCAGGTCCAGCTTAACAGGTCAAGTTCCATAGAAGAGCTCGACGAAGATATTGAAGTAAGGACCTCCATGTCTTCCTATTTCGGGGCAATGGTGGATATACAGACCGGTTCCGGGCTCATAAAACGCTGCCCTGAATGTAAAAGGGCTCTTGTTAAAGGGGCATGTGCAGAACACGGTAAAGTTAAAGGGGAATATGACCTCAGGATAAAAGCGGTCCTCGATTCCGGGACTTCCACTCAGGACGCCCTTATCAACAGGGAACTTACGGAAGAGCTTTCAGGCATCTCTCTTGACAGCGCCATTGCAATGGCTGCAGACGCTCTTGATCCGGGAGTCGTACTGGACAAGCTCAAACACGAGCTTGTCGGCAGGTATTATACCATCACCGGTCACAAGCTTGACCGCTATATCCTTGTAGAATCGATTACTCCACGGACTTCCCTTGACAGGGAGCTCCTTGACCAGATGCTTGCTGAACCGATTGCTCAGCCGGAGGTGGAGTAAATGGCAGGCTTCTTCAGAGAAGCGGCTCGCAGGGTTTTTGCCCGGGAGCTGAAAGACTCGAACCTCACCTCAAAGGATGAAAGCGACCAGTATGCCCCTCAATATCTCCTTACCCCCACAGGGGCGAAAGTGAACCGCATCTTTATTGTGGGCACACTCATTGAAAAAGAAGACATCGGGACCGACTCCGAATACTGGAGGGGCAGGGTTTCCGACCCAACAGGTTCCTTCCTTATTTATGCAGGACAGTACCAGCCAGAAGCCGCTCAGTTCCTTGCAGAATGCGAACTTCCGGCTTTTGTTGCCGTAATCGGCAAGACCAGTACCTATACCACGGACGACGGAAATGTCCTGACCTCAATCCGCCCTGAGTCTATCCAGCAGGTAGACGAGCTGACGAGGAATCTCTGGGTACTTGATACTGCAAAGCAAACCCTTGAAAGGATAAGAGCTGTTGAGGCACAGGAAGACCCCAACGCAAGGCTTGCAAAAGAGCACTATTCCATTGATACTGAAATTTACCGCGAAATGGTGAAAAAAGCTCTGGAATCACTTCAAGATAATACCTGAAAACAGTAAAGCCTTAACTGAATAAAAATTATATTAAACAGTGGGAAATTCAGGGAATTTTTATCCTGAATTTTTTTACTTTTTATAAAGAAACTTTCTTTTATTGCCTATCTTTTTACCTGTTTTTCTTATTCCTTTCCGGATTTCTTTCCAGATAGTTTCCCAAAATTAATATCTTGAAGGAATTACTTCTTTTTTTACGGGATTAGAAAAGTAAAAGGCAAAATCTTGATAAATAAACGAAGCAGATATAAAATAAGTATTGTGTGCTTGAATTAGAACCTGTGCTAAAATTTATCAGTCAATCAATAAAATGAGATGATCCTGTGAAAACCTATCTTGTGGTCTGGTTTAGTAGCGAGGGAGTCCGTCCGTCTGAGGTCAACCAGAGGCTGCTGTCCCTGGGCTTTGAGCCCATGCAGGGCAGCTATGATTTTGTATATAACTGGAACAGCAATGTTGGTGTTGAAAAGATTCTCGAGTTTGGGGACAAAGTTTATCTGAGCCTTCAGGGCACCGGTGTAATGTTCAAACTGGAGACTATGTAAATTTTTGGTTTACTGAATAAGCAGTTCCAGAGACCTCACCTAGCGAGGCATGTGCCTAGTTCCGGCATTTAAGATTCCTTCAGTTTCCCGGAATCTGGCATTTAAGACCCCCTCGAGTTTTAAATTTCCACCCCCATTTTTACTCTCACTTTTATTTATGACCCTCTTCTTCTTTTTGCCTTTTCAGAGCATCCCGGAACTTTATATATCCGCAGCTGTCTCCTTCCAGGGTAATTATCCTTCCTTCTATGCTCCCTTTTTCGATTATGAGTTCTACAACACCTGGGTTTGACATCCTGGGCTTTGTAGGAGAACCCGGGCATACAAGCATTACATCCTTCCTTTCAATGATAGGGCGGTGAAGGTGCCCGAAAATCAGGACATCGACTTCCATTTCTTTTGCCAGGTAGCCCTGTGCGGTCGTGTCCATCACTGAGAGCCCTGCCTCATGGACCACTCCTATCCTTACCCCTTCAACCTCAAATTTCAGCCTTTCGGGAAGGAGCTTCCTGAGTTCGGGGCTGTCATCGTTTCCGGAAACGGCTTTCAGCTTGCCGCTGGC
This window of the Methanosarcina mazei S-6 genome carries:
- a CDS encoding replication protein A yields the protein MKQTAESIRDRFMKLGIDVPVEDIESRLDELIKKFKVPSNEAQRSVTNYFLKKYSIPKNEFYVRQAEPQLTKIVDIVENGQWANLKAKVIQLWENTHESISQVGLLGDETGIIKFTIWKNAELPLLEQGESYLLRSIVVGEYNDRFQVQVNKNSSIEKLSEPVEVGGGDFTPAAREAELRNIADLTGNQWATVRGKVIQLWENSHESIEQAGLIGDETGVIKFTNWASSELPDMEEGRSYLLKNVVVNEWNGKAQVQLNRSSSIEELDEDIEVRTSMSSYFGAMVDIQTGSGLIKRCPECKRALVKGACAEHGKVKGEYDLRIKAVLDSGTSTQDALINRELTEELSGISLDSAIAMAADALDPGVVLDKLKHELVGRYYTITGHKLDRYILVESITPRTSLDRELLDQMLAEPIAQPEVE
- a CDS encoding RPA family protein, with protein sequence MAGFFREAARRVFARELKDSNLTSKDESDQYAPQYLLTPTGAKVNRIFIVGTLIEKEDIGTDSEYWRGRVSDPTGSFLIYAGQYQPEAAQFLAECELPAFVAVIGKTSTYTTDDGNVLTSIRPESIQQVDELTRNLWVLDTAKQTLERIRAVEAQEDPNARLAKEHYSIDTEIYREMVKKALESLQDNT
- a CDS encoding metallophosphoesterase; translated protein: MKLIILSDTHLKTGEIPGQLQTLLEDCDLIVHAGDFSTVEAYRAFNASGKLKAVSGNDDSPELRKLLPERLKFEVEGVRIGVVHEAGLSVMDTTAQGYLAKEMEVDVLIFGHLHRPIIERKDVMLVCPGSPTKPRMSNPGVVELIIEKGSIEGRIITLEGDSCGYIKFRDALKRQKEEEGHK